One region of Termitidicoccus mucosus genomic DNA includes:
- a CDS encoding UDP-N-acetylmuramoyl-L-alanyl-D-glutamate--2,6-diaminopimelate ligase, giving the protein MAPKLSDYFGAGEIIASKGALDRPISGIVMDSRRVVPGNLFFALPGLRTDGSSFIDEAVTRGAVAVVTAKLPVHAPAKVTFIQVADPRAQLARVAQRYYRFPDRDMSVVGVTGTNGKTTVSHLVKHLLNGDQRVGLIGTINYDLGARTVPSFKTTPESVDIYGMLAQMRDAGCRQAVMEVSSHGIDQQRVLGLGFNVAVFTNLTRDHLDYHKTLDSYFEVKTRLFTGGTGAAPKLAVINLDDPHGEKLAALIPEGSRTVTFGENPRAQIRAEDVSLNFKNTTFRLVWPGGAMQVESPLIGRYNVSNLLAAIATAWALGRDPVVFMPRLKTFPGVAGRMERIEAGQPFNVLVDYAHTDDALRNALGMLRAITPGRLLVVFGCGGNRDRSKRPLMVRAVQEQADFAFATADNPRGESLAQIFADMKAGVTAPDKITWIEDRRRAIGHALDIAQPGDCLLVAGKGHESYQEFADTVIPFDDRQIVRELIAVKTLKN; this is encoded by the coding sequence ATGGCACCGAAACTGTCCGATTACTTTGGCGCTGGCGAGATCATCGCCAGCAAGGGAGCCCTCGACCGCCCGATTTCCGGCATCGTGATGGACAGCCGCCGCGTCGTGCCGGGCAACCTGTTCTTTGCGCTGCCCGGCCTGCGCACCGACGGCTCCAGCTTCATCGACGAGGCCGTCACGCGCGGCGCCGTCGCCGTCGTCACCGCCAAGCTTCCCGTGCACGCGCCCGCGAAAGTCACCTTCATCCAGGTCGCCGACCCGCGCGCGCAACTCGCCCGCGTCGCGCAGCGCTACTACCGTTTCCCCGACCGCGACATGTCCGTCGTCGGCGTCACCGGCACCAACGGCAAGACCACCGTCAGCCATCTCGTCAAGCATCTCCTCAACGGCGACCAGCGCGTCGGCCTTATCGGCACGATCAACTACGACCTCGGCGCGCGCACCGTGCCCTCGTTCAAGACCACGCCCGAGTCCGTGGACATTTACGGCATGCTCGCGCAAATGCGCGACGCGGGCTGCCGCCAGGCCGTGATGGAGGTCAGCTCGCACGGCATCGACCAGCAGCGCGTGCTCGGGCTGGGTTTCAACGTCGCGGTATTCACCAACCTGACACGCGATCACCTCGACTATCACAAGACGCTCGATTCCTATTTCGAGGTGAAGACGCGCCTCTTCACCGGCGGGACCGGCGCCGCGCCCAAGCTCGCCGTCATCAATCTCGACGACCCGCACGGCGAAAAGCTCGCCGCCCTCATCCCCGAGGGCTCGCGCACCGTCACGTTTGGCGAAAACCCGCGCGCGCAAATCCGCGCCGAGGACGTGTCGCTCAACTTCAAGAACACCACTTTCCGCCTCGTCTGGCCCGGCGGCGCGATGCAGGTCGAAAGCCCGCTCATCGGGCGCTACAACGTCAGCAACCTTCTCGCCGCCATCGCCACCGCGTGGGCGCTTGGCCGCGACCCGGTCGTGTTCATGCCGCGCCTCAAGACCTTTCCCGGCGTCGCCGGCCGCATGGAGCGCATCGAGGCGGGGCAGCCCTTCAACGTGCTCGTCGATTACGCGCACACCGACGACGCGCTCCGCAACGCCCTCGGCATGCTCCGCGCCATCACGCCCGGCCGCCTGCTCGTCGTGTTCGGCTGCGGCGGCAACCGCGACCGCTCCAAGCGCCCGCTCATGGTGCGCGCCGTGCAGGAGCAGGCCGATTTCGCCTTCGCCACTGCCGACAACCCGCGCGGCGAATCGCTCGCGCAGATCTTTGCCGACATGAAGGCGGGCGTCACCGCGCCGGACAAAATCACCTGGATCGAGGACCGCCGCCGCGCCATCGGCCACGCCCTCGACATCGCGCAGCCCGGCGACTGCCTCCTCGTCGCGGGCAAGGGCCACGAGTCGTATCAGGAATTTGCCGACACCGTCATCCCCTTCGACGACCGCCAGATCGTCCGCGAGCTCATCGCCGTCAAGACGCTGAAAAACTGA
- a CDS encoding UDP-N-acetylmuramoyl-tripeptide--D-alanyl-D-alanine ligase — MPTFNPAQLAAWTGGQWTAAPGRPLTGFSQDTRGLRDGDVFVALATGKRDGHDFLSAARAAGASAAIVARADASVALPQLVVADPLTAFQSIAREHRRAFPGTVVAISGSAGKTSTKDLLALLLGGAPAVLATEGNLNNHIGVPLTLTRLDAATRTHAVIEAGISAPGEMETLAAMIEPDHGIITLVAPAHTEELGGVESVAREKSVLLRHVRSGGVGVISAQCWGFKAFQDLSLPPLVVAPETESIAAPRIATYTATFTAGATELAIDRTRHFRFRRVTRGMAQNAALAVILAARLGVSDLQIQTALDAWRPAKWRGEIRRDARGRLLYLDCYNANPASFADALETFHALAPEQEPRLYVLGCMEELGPDADRHHRALGAALKLRAQDELFITGGHAGAVAEAAMGYGADASRIIIFDTKDRVIGRRDLAARCSSAAGVTH; from the coding sequence ATGCCCACCTTCAACCCCGCGCAACTTGCAGCCTGGACCGGCGGTCAATGGACCGCGGCCCCCGGGCGTCCGCTGACCGGATTCTCGCAGGATACGCGCGGGCTTCGCGACGGTGACGTGTTTGTCGCGCTCGCGACCGGCAAACGCGACGGGCACGACTTCCTTTCCGCCGCCCGCGCCGCCGGTGCGTCCGCCGCCATCGTCGCCCGCGCCGATGCCTCGGTCGCGCTCCCGCAACTCGTCGTCGCCGACCCGCTCACCGCCTTCCAATCCATCGCGCGCGAACACCGCCGCGCGTTTCCCGGCACCGTCGTCGCCATCTCCGGCAGCGCGGGGAAAACCTCCACCAAGGACCTGCTCGCGCTCCTGCTCGGCGGCGCGCCCGCCGTGCTTGCGACCGAGGGCAACCTGAACAACCACATCGGCGTGCCGCTCACGCTCACGCGCCTCGACGCCGCCACGCGCACGCACGCCGTCATCGAGGCCGGCATCAGCGCGCCCGGCGAGATGGAGACGCTGGCCGCGATGATCGAGCCCGACCACGGCATCATCACGCTCGTCGCGCCCGCGCACACCGAGGAACTGGGCGGCGTGGAAAGCGTCGCGCGCGAAAAATCCGTGCTGCTGCGCCACGTGCGGTCCGGTGGCGTCGGTGTGATTTCCGCTCAATGCTGGGGCTTCAAGGCCTTCCAGGATTTGTCGCTTCCCCCGCTCGTGGTCGCGCCGGAGACGGAAAGCATCGCCGCGCCGCGCATCGCCACCTACACGGCCACGTTCACCGCTGGCGCCACCGAGTTGGCGATCGACCGCACGCGTCATTTTAGATTCCGCCGTGTCACGCGTGGCATGGCGCAAAACGCCGCGCTCGCCGTCATCCTCGCCGCCCGCTTAGGAGTATCCGATTTACAGATACAGACGGCGCTCGACGCCTGGCGACCTGCGAAATGGCGCGGCGAAATCCGCCGCGACGCGCGCGGACGCCTGCTCTACCTCGACTGCTACAACGCCAATCCCGCGTCGTTTGCCGACGCGCTGGAAACCTTCCACGCGCTCGCCCCCGAACAGGAGCCGCGCCTTTACGTGCTCGGCTGCATGGAGGAACTCGGCCCCGACGCGGACCGCCATCACCGCGCGCTCGGCGCCGCGCTGAAATTGCGCGCACAGGACGAACTCTTCATCACCGGCGGCCACGCCGGCGCGGTGGCGGAGGCCGCGATGGGATACGGCGCGGACGCATCTCGTATTATTATTTTCGATA